Proteins co-encoded in one Papaver somniferum cultivar HN1 chromosome 5, ASM357369v1, whole genome shotgun sequence genomic window:
- the LOC113282391 gene encoding 28 kDa ribonucleoprotein, chloroplastic-like, which produces MASSSTMFKSLSMTNGCLTSHHTALITTKASYPFISIPSKPIKLTNISSSSFPSWGSLKNKNPSSVIVSVTSDWVPQENAVEEVSAEEEGSLEINDEAGIEAEGDGEVSEEESFAEPPEEAKLFVGNLPYDMDSEKLAGLFDQAGVVEVAEVIYNRDTDQSRGFGFVTMSTVEEAEKAVEMLNRYDVNGRLLTVNKAAPRGSRPERVERGPRDFQSSFKIYVGNLPWQIDDARLEQVFSEHGKVLDARVVFDRESGRSRGFGFVMMGSQTEVDDAIAALDGQSLDGRAIRVNVAEERPRRNSF; this is translated from the exons ATGGCTTCATCATCAACTATGTTCAAATCTTTATCCATGACAAATGGTTGTTTAACATCTCATCATACAGCCCTAATCACTactaaagcgtcatacccattcatTTCTATACCTTCAAAACCTATTAAGCTTACCaatatctcttcttcttcatttccttcATGGGGTTCTTTAAAAAACAAGAATCCTTCATCTGTTATTGTCTCAGTAACATCAGATTGGGTTCCTCAAGAAAACGCTGTTGAAGAAGTATCAGCAGAAGAAGAGGGAAGTTTGGAGATTAATGATGAAGCTGGAATTGAAGCAGAAGGAGACGGAGAAGTTTCAGAAGAAGAATCGTTTGCTGAACCACCTGAAGAAGCTAAACTTTTTGTTGGTAATTTACCTTATGATATGGATAGTGAGAAATTGGCTGGATTATTTGACCAAGCTGGAGTTGTTGAGGTTGCTGAG GTTATTTATAATAGAGATACCGATCAAAGTCGTGGATTTGGCTTTGTTACAATGAGTACTGTTGAAGAAGCTGAGAAAGCTGTAGAGATGCTTAACCGATAT GATGTGAATGGAAGGCTTCTTACTGTTAACAAAGCTGCTCCAAGAGGTTCACGACCAGAACGCGTAGAGCGTGGCCCTAGAGACTTTCAATCATCTTTCAAAATATATGTCGGGAACTTGCCATGGCAGATAGATGATGCTCGTTTGGAGCAAGTTTTCAGTGAACATGGTAAAGTGTTAGATGCCAGGGTTGTTTTTGATCGGGAATCTGGTCGTTCACGAGGTTTCGGCTTTGTAATGATGGGCTCACAGACAGAGGTAGATGATGCAATTGCTGCTCTTGATGGACAG AGCTTGGATGGAAGGGCAATTAGAGTTAATGTTGCAGAGGAGAGACCTAGGCGCAATTCTTTCTAA